A region from the Desulfosoma sp. genome encodes:
- a CDS encoding 3-isopropylmalate dehydratase small subunit: MMCVSECGNGKTKIKGRVWIFGDDVDTDAIIPARYLNTSDPLELAKHCMEDADPLFPSKVQPGDMLLAGKNFGCGSSREHAPIALKAAGVACVIAVNFARIFYRNAFNMGLPILECPEAVREAREEDVFTVCLETGEICNESLARTYRAAPVPSFMIELLRSGGLMAYVKKRYLSESRS; the protein is encoded by the coding sequence ATGATGTGTGTAAGTGAATGCGGGAACGGAAAGACCAAGATCAAAGGGCGCGTGTGGATTTTCGGCGACGATGTGGACACAGACGCCATCATACCGGCTCGATACCTAAATACGTCCGATCCCTTGGAACTGGCCAAACACTGTATGGAGGACGCAGACCCTCTGTTTCCTTCCAAGGTTCAGCCCGGCGATATGCTTCTTGCGGGTAAAAACTTCGGGTGCGGCTCTTCAAGGGAACATGCTCCTATTGCCCTGAAAGCTGCCGGTGTGGCTTGTGTCATTGCCGTCAATTTCGCCCGCATCTTTTATCGAAATGCTTTCAATATGGGCCTTCCCATTCTGGAATGCCCCGAAGCGGTGCGAGAAGCTCGAGAGGAAGATGTGTTTACGGTGTGCTTGGAAACGGGCGAAATCTGCAATGAAAGTCTAGCTCGAACCTACCGAGCGGCACCGGTTCCGTCTTTTATGATCGAATTACTGCGATCCGGAGGCTTGATGGCTTACGTAAAAAAACGTTACTTGTCGGAATCCAGGAGCTAA
- the rsmD gene encoding 16S rRNA (guanine(966)-N(2))-methyltransferase RsmD yields MRIIAGRFRGRPLISPKSLAVRPTTDRVREALFSILGERVVGSRVLDLFAGTGALGLEALSRGAAHAVFVDTNRASLALLRSNLERCQVTSSEAECLGLPVASAISRLQAQGRRFDLIFMDPPYGQGWISKTLALLDPIAAPDALILAEHHNKEDVPETLHPWGKVDQRRYGTVCVTFYARGSEAPRADEASRRDHVKTL; encoded by the coding sequence ATGCGCATTATTGCCGGACGTTTTCGCGGAAGACCCTTAATCTCTCCCAAATCTTTGGCTGTGCGCCCGACGACCGACCGTGTCCGTGAAGCACTCTTTAGTATCCTTGGCGAACGTGTCGTGGGAAGTCGGGTTCTGGACCTTTTTGCCGGGACGGGAGCCCTGGGGTTGGAAGCTCTGAGCCGAGGGGCCGCCCATGCCGTCTTTGTGGATACCAATCGAGCGTCGCTAGCCCTGCTTCGATCCAACCTGGAACGCTGCCAGGTAACCTCTTCGGAGGCCGAATGTTTGGGCTTACCTGTGGCGTCGGCCATTTCACGGCTTCAAGCCCAAGGCCGTCGTTTCGACCTCATCTTTATGGATCCTCCTTACGGGCAAGGTTGGATTTCAAAAACCCTTGCCCTTCTTGATCCCATCGCCGCCCCTGACGCCCTCATTCTTGCAGAACATCATAACAAGGAAGACGTTCCCGAGACCCTGCACCCTTGGGGCAAAGTCGACCAAAGGCGTTACGGAACCGTTTGTGTGACCTTTTATGCTCGAGGAAGCGAAGCACCAAGGGCCGATGAAGCGTCCCGCAGAGACCATGTGAAAACCCTTTGA
- a CDS encoding aspartate-semialdehyde dehydrogenase has protein sequence MSDQGYRVAVVGATGAVGTMMIKVLEERGFPVTTLKALASSRSAGKKVPFRDKLIPVEELTERSFDGVQLALFSAGASVSRRFAPLAAQAGCVVVDNSSAFRMDPNIPLVVPEVNPHALQEHRGIIANPNCSTIQMVVALKPIHDAAKIKRIVVTTFQAVSGTGQKAVFELEAQVQALLHNQPLPRAVYPHQIAFNCLPHIGAFVDTGYTEEEMKMVNETRKIFEDPSIQVCATTVRVPVYYGHSESVAAETHRPLSVEEARSLLEKAKGVIVVDDPAQNKYPMPLEAAGRDETFVGRLRKDISVENGLVMWIVADNIRKGAATNAVQIAEILVREGLLRVP, from the coding sequence ATGAGTGACCAGGGTTATCGTGTGGCTGTGGTCGGCGCTACGGGCGCCGTGGGAACCATGATGATCAAAGTGCTGGAGGAACGTGGCTTCCCGGTCACGACCCTCAAGGCCTTGGCGTCGTCGAGGTCGGCTGGAAAAAAGGTGCCGTTCCGCGACAAACTCATTCCAGTGGAAGAGCTTACCGAGCGATCCTTTGACGGCGTGCAATTGGCTTTGTTTTCCGCGGGAGCTTCCGTGAGCCGCCGTTTTGCTCCCTTGGCAGCTCAGGCGGGATGTGTGGTCGTGGATAACTCCAGTGCTTTTCGCATGGATCCTAACATTCCCTTGGTTGTCCCCGAAGTGAACCCTCATGCGCTTCAAGAACATCGAGGGATTATCGCCAATCCCAATTGCTCCACAATCCAAATGGTCGTGGCTCTGAAACCCATTCACGATGCTGCAAAGATTAAAAGAATTGTGGTCACCACTTTTCAGGCGGTTTCAGGAACAGGCCAAAAGGCTGTGTTTGAATTGGAAGCTCAAGTCCAAGCACTGCTTCATAACCAGCCTTTGCCTCGAGCTGTCTATCCGCACCAGATCGCTTTCAATTGCTTGCCCCATATCGGCGCCTTTGTGGATACGGGATATACCGAAGAAGAAATGAAGATGGTCAATGAGACTCGAAAGATCTTCGAGGATCCCAGTATTCAGGTGTGTGCGACGACGGTGCGAGTGCCGGTTTATTATGGGCATAGCGAATCGGTGGCGGCGGAAACCCATCGGCCGCTCAGTGTTGAGGAAGCTCGGTCGCTCCTGGAAAAAGCAAAGGGTGTGATCGTGGTGGATGATCCAGCGCAGAACAAATATCCCATGCCCCTCGAAGCGGCCGGAAGGGATGAAACCTTTGTGGGACGTCTTCGAAAAGACATCTCCGTGGAAAACGGTCTCGTGATGTGGATCGTTGCAGACAATATTCGCAAAGGAGCCGCCACGAACGCCGTTCAGATTGCGGAGATTTTGGTCAGGGAAGGTCTGTTGCGCGTCCCGTAA